CAGCCATCGCCCTGGCCTATCCCTGCGCGCAGGCGCAGCAACTTGACCACGCCATCGACACGGTCGTCGTTTCCGGCTCGCGCGCGCAATCGTGGCTGTCCGAGACGCCGCAGGCGATCGGCGTCGTCAATGCCAAAACGCTGGAGCGCGACAAGCCCAGGACCATGGGCGATATCCTCAACCGCATCGCCGGCGTGTACTGGAATGACCTGGGCAACGAGCAGCACAGCATGAGCATCCGCCAGCCCATCGGCACGAATGCCGTCTACCAGTACCTGGAAGACGGCATACCCATCCGCCCGCTGGGCGTCTTCAACCACAACTCGCTCAACGAGATGAACATGGCGGGCGCCAGCGGCGTGGAAGTGGTGAAGGGCGCCGTCTCGTCGCTGTACGGCAGCAATGCCGTGGGCGGCGCCGTCAATTTCCTCACGGCCGGCGCCAGCGCCACGCCGACGGCAAGCGCGGGCGTGCGGCGCGACAACGTGGGCGGTTTCACCCGCTACGACACGGCCGCCAGCGATACCTGGGGGCCGCTGGGACTGCGCTTTTCCCATTACAGTTCGCGCCGTTCGCGCGACAACTGGCAAGAGTACAGCTATGGCGACAAGGATTCGTTCTCACTGCGCGCCGACTATGCGCTCGGCCCCGCGTCGCAGCTGCGCGCCACCCTCGTGCACACGGATCTCGATGCCGCCATGACGGGCAGCCTGTTCGAGAACGATTACCGCAGCAATCCCGGCAAGAGTCTCAATACATTCACCTACCGCAAGGACAAGACCACGCGCATGAACCTGGCGTGGGAGGGCGCGACGACAGCCAATGGCACGAGCACCATCACCGTGTTTACACGCAAGAACGACCACGGGCAGATTCCCGCGTATTCCATCGGCAACTGCGCGGGGCTGCTGTGCAAGGGCGTCATCAACAACAACCATGTCGATTCGCTGGGGCTGGACGTGAAACACCAGCAGGAATTCGCGTGGCTGCGTTCGCGCCTGGTCGCCGGTGTGTACGTGGACAAGAGCGACAATCCCTTTGTCAGCGACAATCTCTCCATCGTGCGCGATGCGGCCACGGGCCGCTATCTGCGCTATACGCTGGCCAACGCGTCCAATCCGCAGGGCGTGCGCGATTACCAGACGGACATTTTGAACACGGCCATCTTCGCGCAGTGGGAATTTTCTCCGCTGGCGGGCACGCGCGTGGTGCTGGGTGGACGCTCGGACGCCATCCGCTACGACTATCATAACAATCTGGCGCCCGTCGGCAGCGTCAACTACGGCGCGCCCGACGAGTCGCGCAGCTTTTCGCATGTGAGCCCGAAGCTGGGCGCCACCTACGCCATCGGCCATGCGGGCAGCGCATATGCGAACGTCAGCCAGGGCTTTACCCCGCCCGAAGTGAGCCAGCTGTATGGCAAGACGGGCATTGCCGACCTGCAGCCGTCCGTCTACAACAACTATGAACTGGGCCTGCGCTGGGCCTTCCTGCAGGGCCGCTTGAAACTCGACACGGCACTGTACCGGCTCGACGGGCGCGACACCATCGTCAGCTACACGCTTTCGCCGGGCAACAGCGAAAACCGCAATGCGGGACGCACGCGCAGCGAAGGGCTGGAGCTGGGTTTGAACTACGACAGCGGGCCGTTCGACGCGCGCTTCGCCACGGCCATCGCGCGCCACCGCTACCTGCGCTACCAGGTCTCCAGTACCCTCGATTACAGCGGCCGCATCATGCCGCAGGCGCCGCGCGACATCACCTCGTTCGAGATCGGCTACAAGCCCGTGACCGGCGCGCGTATCGCCCTCGAAGCCGTGCATCAGGGCCGCTACTGGATGAACAACGCCAACACGGTGGAGTATGGCGGCCACGCCTTGCTGAACCTGCGTGCCAGCTACCAGCTCGCGCGGGGCCTGGAAGCGTGGGCGCAGGTGCGCAATATGGCCGATAAGCGCTATGCCGATTCGGCCAGCAGCAGCTATGCGGGCACGGGCAGCTATGCGCCGAACAGCCAGAACCAGTACACGCCCGGT
This window of the Janthinobacterium agaricidamnosum genome carries:
- a CDS encoding TonB-dependent receptor family protein; this encodes MNKKLLMLAAAIALAYPCAQAQQLDHAIDTVVVSGSRAQSWLSETPQAIGVVNAKTLERDKPRTMGDILNRIAGVYWNDLGNEQHSMSIRQPIGTNAVYQYLEDGIPIRPLGVFNHNSLNEMNMAGASGVEVVKGAVSSLYGSNAVGGAVNFLTAGASATPTASAGVRRDNVGGFTRYDTAASDTWGPLGLRFSHYSSRRSRDNWQEYSYGDKDSFSLRADYALGPASQLRATLVHTDLDAAMTGSLFENDYRSNPGKSLNTFTYRKDKTTRMNLAWEGATTANGTSTITVFTRKNDHGQIPAYSIGNCAGLLCKGVINNNHVDSLGLDVKHQQEFAWLRSRLVAGVYVDKSDNPFVSDNLSIVRDAATGRYLRYTLANASNPQGVRDYQTDILNTAIFAQWEFSPLAGTRVVLGGRSDAIRYDYHNNLAPVGSVNYGAPDESRSFSHVSPKLGATYAIGHAGSAYANVSQGFTPPEVSQLYGKTGIADLQPSVYNNYELGLRWAFLQGRLKLDTALYRLDGRDTIVSYTLSPGNSENRNAGRTRSEGLELGLNYDSGPFDARFATAIARHRYLRYQVSSTLDYSGRIMPQAPRDITSFEIGYKPVTGARIALEAVHQGRYWMNNANTVEYGGHALLNLRASYQLARGLEAWAQVRNMADKRYADSASSSYAGTGSYAPNSQNQYTPGAPRSVMLGLGYTYNGL